From Leptolyngbya sp. KIOST-1, one genomic window encodes:
- the tumE gene encoding toxin TumE has product MRHRLLAAYLSEVEQSIAGCRTAYVEAYREEVLTQRRANLRIRLRFNQGHLLEINEAIIVSDDELTFLDYRYHCQDRQNGLLFRYDSTPHFPDLPSYPHHKHLPDRVIACQKPSLKRVIQEAIAVGEP; this is encoded by the coding sequence ATGCGGCATAGGCTACTGGCAGCTTACCTGTCTGAGGTCGAACAAAGCATTGCGGGCTGTCGCACCGCCTATGTAGAAGCCTACCGAGAAGAGGTTTTAACGCAGAGGCGGGCTAATCTAAGGATCCGTCTACGGTTCAACCAGGGCCATTTGTTAGAAATCAACGAAGCCATTATCGTCAGCGACGATGAACTCACCTTCTTGGACTATCGCTACCATTGCCAAGATAGGCAGAATGGTCTGCTGTTTCGCTACGACAGTACGCCCCACTTCCCTGATTTGCCGAGCTACCCCCACCATAAACATTTGCCCGACCGAGTCATTGCCTGCCAAAAGCCATCCCTTAAGCGGGTCATCCAAGAAGCGATCGCCGTAGGGGAACCTTAA
- the mfd gene encoding transcription-repair coupling factor, with protein MAFSSITRALQRSPLTVELLTKLDQQGRLVLNGVARLPKGLVSSALAQAQQRPLLVITATLEEAGRWATQLEAMGWDTVHFYPTSEASPYDPFDQESEMTWGQLQVLADLLALGASGDGGSSRRVAVVATERALQPHLPPVSALEPYCLRLELKQEINFKALGQRLATLGYERVTVVETEGQWAQRGDIIDVYPVASELPVRLELFGDELERMREFDPATQRSLDAIDHLVLTPTQYGPVIVEQLRAQGLLDALLSEAAQEGLAEGILPEGTRRWLGLAFANPASLLDYLPENILLAVDEVDQCQAHSDRWLEHVEDHWQEVSGFGSKVQGTRPAVNGVEPEPETRNPKPETVNREPQTADRTPSLPKIHRPFLDTLADAEVFPRLDLSEIAEANNGLNLASRPVQAIPHQFGKLAETIRKECDRKYSVWLASAQPSRSVALLQEHDCPAQFIPNPRDFNAIDKLHTQHVPVAVKYSGLAELEGFVLPTFRIVVVTDREFFGQHTLATGGYVRKRRRAASKQVDPNKMKPGDFVVHRSHGIGKFIKLESLVLNHETRDYLVIQYADGLLRVAADSVGSLSRYRTASGQAPVLNKMTSTAWEKTKGRAKKAIQKVAVDLLKLYAQRAKMEGYAYPPDMPWQQELEDSFPYQPTPDQLKAVQDVKRDMESDRPMDRLVCGDVGFGKTEVALRAIFKAVTAGQQVALLAPTTILTQQHYHTLKERFAPYPIQVGLLNRFRTQNEKKEILQRLKTGELDVVVGTHQLLGKGVTFKSLGLLVVDEEQRFGVNQKERIKALKTQVDVLTLSATPIPRTLYMALSGVREMSLITTPPPSRRPIKTHLSPLDPEAIRTAIRQELDRGGQVFYVVPRIEGIEEVSAKIREMVPTARIAIAHGQMDEGELESTMLTFSNGEAEVLLCTTIIESGLDIPRVNTILIEDAHRFGLSQLYQLRGRVGRAGIQAHAWLFYPKKALTDKARQRLRAIQEFTQLGSGYQLAMRDMEIRGVGNLLGAEQSGQMDAIGFDLYMDMLEEEIAEIRGQDIPKVEDTQVDLNVTAFVPNDYIPDLEQKMSAYRSLASANSKVELMQIAADLSDRFGPIPHATEQLVRMLELKLVAKAAGFSRIKPEGKQHVVMETPMEEPAWKKLSEKLPGHLKARFVYSGGKVVVRGLGVLKPEKQLESLTEWLGYLQGAIPEPVLG; from the coding sequence ATGGCTTTCTCCTCGATCACCCGTGCTCTGCAACGCTCTCCCCTCACAGTCGAACTGCTGACCAAGCTCGACCAGCAGGGCCGTTTGGTGCTCAACGGGGTTGCTCGGTTGCCCAAGGGGTTGGTTTCCTCAGCGCTGGCCCAGGCTCAGCAGCGGCCTTTGCTGGTGATTACCGCCACTCTGGAAGAGGCCGGGCGCTGGGCCACTCAGCTCGAAGCCATGGGCTGGGACACTGTGCATTTCTATCCCACCTCGGAGGCCTCGCCCTACGACCCTTTTGACCAGGAGTCGGAGATGACCTGGGGCCAGCTTCAGGTGCTGGCGGATTTGCTGGCCCTGGGAGCGTCGGGCGATGGGGGTTCATCCCGTCGGGTGGCAGTGGTGGCTACCGAGCGCGCCCTGCAACCCCACCTGCCCCCGGTTTCTGCCCTGGAACCTTACTGTCTGCGGCTGGAACTCAAGCAGGAAATTAACTTTAAAGCCCTGGGCCAGAGGCTTGCCACCCTGGGTTACGAGCGGGTGACGGTGGTGGAAACCGAGGGCCAGTGGGCCCAGCGGGGCGACATCATTGATGTTTACCCCGTCGCCAGCGAACTGCCGGTACGCCTGGAGCTGTTTGGCGACGAGCTGGAGCGGATGCGGGAGTTTGACCCGGCGACGCAGCGATCGCTGGATGCGATCGACCACCTGGTGCTCACCCCCACCCAGTACGGTCCGGTGATTGTTGAACAGTTGAGAGCCCAGGGCCTGCTCGATGCTCTGCTCTCGGAAGCCGCCCAGGAGGGACTGGCCGAGGGCATCCTGCCCGAAGGCACTCGCCGCTGGCTGGGCCTGGCCTTCGCCAACCCCGCCTCCCTGCTGGACTACCTGCCCGAGAACATCCTGCTAGCCGTAGACGAGGTTGACCAGTGCCAGGCCCACAGCGATCGCTGGCTGGAGCATGTGGAAGACCACTGGCAGGAAGTTTCGGGTTTCGGGTCTAAGGTACAAGGCACAAGGCCGGCGGTGAACGGTGTAGAGCCGGAACCCGAAACCCGAAACCCAAAACCCGAAACCGTGAACCGTGAACCGCAAACCGCAGACCGCACACCGTCTCTCCCCAAAATCCACCGCCCCTTCCTCGACACCCTCGCCGACGCCGAAGTCTTTCCTCGCCTCGACCTGTCAGAAATTGCCGAGGCCAACAACGGCCTGAACCTGGCCAGCCGCCCCGTGCAGGCCATTCCGCACCAATTTGGCAAGCTGGCGGAGACGATCCGAAAGGAGTGCGATCGCAAGTATTCGGTCTGGCTGGCCTCGGCTCAGCCCTCGCGTTCCGTAGCGCTGTTGCAAGAGCACGACTGTCCGGCACAGTTTATTCCAAATCCTCGGGATTTCAACGCGATCGACAAGCTGCACACCCAGCATGTGCCCGTGGCGGTGAAATACTCGGGCCTGGCGGAGCTAGAGGGCTTTGTGTTGCCCACCTTCCGCATTGTGGTGGTCACCGACCGCGAATTCTTTGGCCAGCACACCCTGGCCACCGGGGGCTACGTCCGCAAGCGCAGGCGGGCCGCCTCCAAGCAGGTGGACCCCAACAAGATGAAGCCGGGGGACTTTGTCGTTCACCGCAGCCACGGCATCGGCAAATTTATCAAGCTGGAGAGCCTGGTACTCAACCACGAAACCCGCGACTACCTGGTAATTCAGTATGCCGACGGGCTGCTGCGGGTGGCCGCCGACTCGGTCGGCTCCCTCTCCCGCTACCGGACCGCCAGCGGTCAGGCCCCGGTGCTGAACAAAATGACCAGCACCGCCTGGGAGAAAACCAAGGGCCGGGCTAAAAAAGCCATCCAGAAAGTGGCGGTGGACCTGCTCAAGCTCTACGCCCAGCGAGCCAAGATGGAGGGCTACGCCTACCCACCGGATATGCCCTGGCAGCAGGAACTGGAGGACTCTTTTCCCTACCAGCCCACCCCCGACCAGCTCAAAGCGGTACAGGACGTGAAGCGCGATATGGAGAGCGATCGCCCCATGGACCGCCTGGTCTGCGGCGACGTGGGCTTTGGCAAAACCGAGGTCGCCCTGCGGGCCATCTTCAAGGCGGTCACCGCCGGGCAGCAGGTGGCGCTGCTGGCCCCCACCACTATCCTCACCCAGCAGCACTACCACACCCTCAAAGAGCGCTTCGCCCCCTACCCGATTCAGGTGGGGCTGCTAAATCGTTTCCGTACCCAGAACGAGAAAAAAGAGATTTTGCAACGGCTGAAGACCGGCGAACTGGACGTGGTCGTCGGCACCCACCAGCTGCTCGGCAAAGGTGTCACCTTCAAGAGCCTTGGTCTGCTGGTGGTGGACGAAGAACAGCGCTTTGGCGTCAACCAAAAAGAACGCATCAAGGCCCTCAAAACCCAGGTGGATGTGCTCACCCTCAGCGCCACGCCAATCCCCCGCACCCTGTATATGGCTCTCTCCGGGGTGAGGGAAATGAGCCTGATTACTACCCCGCCCCCGTCGCGCCGCCCGATTAAAACCCACCTGTCACCCCTGGATCCGGAGGCGATTCGCACCGCTATTCGCCAGGAGCTGGATCGCGGCGGCCAGGTGTTTTACGTGGTGCCCCGGATTGAGGGCATCGAGGAGGTGTCCGCCAAAATTCGCGAGATGGTGCCCACGGCCAGGATCGCGATCGCCCACGGCCAGATGGACGAAGGTGAGCTAGAGTCCACTATGCTCACCTTCAGCAACGGCGAGGCCGAAGTGCTGCTCTGCACCACCATCATCGAGTCGGGCCTCGACATTCCCCGGGTCAACACTATTTTGATCGAAGACGCCCACCGCTTTGGCCTCTCCCAGCTCTACCAGCTCAGGGGTCGGGTGGGTCGGGCCGGCATTCAGGCCCACGCCTGGCTGTTTTACCCCAAAAAAGCCCTTACCGACAAAGCCCGCCAGCGCCTGCGGGCGATCCAGGAGTTCACCCAGCTCGGTTCTGGCTATCAGCTGGCCATGCGCGACATGGAAATTCGCGGCGTCGGCAATTTGCTGGGGGCCGAGCAGTCGGGCCAGATGGATGCGATCGGCTTTGACCTCTACATGGACATGCTCGAAGAAGAGATCGCCGAAATTCGCGGCCAGGACATTCCCAAGGTCGAAGATACCCAGGTGGACCTCAACGTCACCGCCTTTGTGCCCAACGACTACATCCCCGACCTGGAGCAGAAGATGAGCGCCTACCGCTCGTTGGCATCGGCCAACAGCAAGGTGGAGCTGATGCAGATTGCGGCGGATTTGAGCGATCGCTTCGGCCCCATCCCCCACGCCACCGAGCAGCTGGTGCGCATGCTAGAGCTGAAGCTGGTGGCCAAGGCGGCCGGGTTCTCGCGCATCAAGCCCGAGGGCAAGCAGCACGTGGTAATGGAAACCCCGATGGAGGAACCGGCCTGGAAGAAGCTCAGCGAAAAGCTGCCCGGCCACCTCAAAGCCCGCTTTGTGTATAGCGGCGGCAAAGTGGTGGTGCGCGGCCTAGGCGTGCTCAAGCCCGAAAAGCAGCTGGAGAGCCTGACCGAATGGTTGGGGTATTTGCAGGGGGCGATACCGGAGCCAGTGTTGGGGTAG
- a CDS encoding pentapeptide repeat-containing protein codes for MSSHQPTTATGHGSISTAELLNRYAQGERDFKGIKLFGANLHRASLGGIDLSRAELVGIDLSQASLQNANFSEANLAGANLAQANLFGAFLSGANLSQTALKMANLTEADLSGALLIQADLQDALLHLTCLSEANLQGADLTGAKMGGARLWKANLCEANLQGTDLSDVNLCEANLCGANLDAADTSECVLTGATMPPGNVHD; via the coding sequence ATGTCCAGCCATCAACCGACCACTGCGACAGGTCATGGGTCTATCAGCACCGCCGAACTGCTGAATCGCTATGCCCAAGGAGAGCGAGACTTTAAAGGAATTAAACTATTCGGTGCCAACCTGCACAGGGCCTCTTTAGGGGGGATTGACCTCAGTCGGGCTGAGCTAGTGGGCATCGATTTGTCCCAGGCTTCTCTGCAAAACGCTAATTTCAGCGAGGCCAATTTAGCTGGGGCAAATTTAGCACAGGCTAACTTGTTTGGCGCTTTTTTAAGCGGTGCAAACCTAAGTCAGACCGCCCTAAAAATGGCCAATTTAACCGAGGCTGATTTAAGCGGTGCTCTGCTTATTCAGGCCGACTTGCAAGACGCTTTGCTGCATTTAACCTGCCTATCTGAGGCCAATCTCCAAGGGGCCGATTTAACCGGAGCTAAAATGGGCGGCGCGAGACTGTGGAAGGCCAATCTCTGTGAGGCCAACCTCCAAGGCACCGACCTGTCGGATGTCAACCTCTGTGAGGCTAACCTGTGTGGCGCCAACTTAGATGCGGCCGATACCAGCGAGTGCGTCTTGACGGGGGCAACGATGCCGCCGGGCAATGTGCATGACTAG
- the ftsY gene encoding signal recognition particle-docking protein FtsY gives MAGFNWFQRSFDKSDSAEADAKAAEAKADQAKAPETAKSGATSPQLSSEDYLKWAKAAYQNIQKQQAAAQPEASDAATEAEESAPEPVAVEALAEAEPSPAEPEAAAEAEAIAAAEPPEPVAAEAEIPSAEPAQPTEPEPAKLATPESASQPEPAEPEPVAAEPEPEPAAPRPFWAQAEEERQQRLAQLEATAIVEPEPEPEPVAAVAAPPDPVLPDIDLDEAFLWSAEVLAAQGRRPDDISAEEITWLNKLRQGLNKTRLSLVNQLKAIVGQGPLNDDAVMEIEALLLQADVGVTATDKVIEALQGRMRQEVLPPDQAIAYLKSILRDMLDAPLGDAHNLTFTPEKGEFNIWLMTGVNGAGKTTTIGKLAHIAKKSGYNTLIAAADTFRAAAVEQVKTWGARSEVEVIANPGQNTDPAAVVYDAIAAAQARNIELLLVDTAGRLQNKKNLMDELAKIRRIVDKKAPTAQVEALLVLDATLGQNGLRQAEVFAEAANLSGVVLTKLDGTAKGGVALAVVEQLGLPIRFIGAGEGIEDLRPFSSYEFVEALLSG, from the coding sequence ATGGCTGGGTTCAACTGGTTTCAGCGCAGTTTTGACAAATCGGACAGCGCCGAGGCCGACGCTAAAGCTGCCGAAGCCAAGGCCGATCAGGCGAAAGCGCCTGAAACCGCAAAGTCCGGTGCCACCAGCCCGCAGCTTTCGTCGGAGGATTACCTGAAGTGGGCCAAAGCGGCCTACCAAAATATTCAGAAGCAGCAGGCTGCGGCCCAACCGGAGGCCAGTGATGCGGCAACGGAGGCCGAGGAGTCTGCACCTGAACCGGTGGCAGTCGAGGCACTGGCTGAGGCCGAACCGTCCCCTGCCGAACCCGAGGCAGCGGCTGAGGCGGAAGCGATCGCCGCCGCTGAGCCCCCTGAACCCGTCGCTGCTGAGGCGGAAATACCATCTGCTGAGCCTGCCCAACCCACCGAGCCCGAGCCTGCCAAGCTCGCCACCCCAGAATCTGCATCCCAGCCTGAGCCTGCCGAGCCGGAGCCCGTGGCCGCAGAACCCGAGCCCGAACCCGCCGCACCGCGCCCCTTCTGGGCCCAGGCCGAGGAAGAGCGCCAGCAGCGCCTGGCCCAACTGGAAGCGACCGCCATTGTGGAGCCCGAACCGGAGCCGGAACCCGTTGCCGCCGTCGCCGCGCCGCCTGACCCCGTCCTGCCGGACATTGACCTCGACGAGGCCTTTCTCTGGTCAGCGGAGGTGCTGGCCGCCCAGGGCCGCCGCCCCGACGACATCTCCGCTGAAGAAATTACCTGGCTGAACAAGCTGCGCCAGGGGCTGAACAAAACCCGCCTCAGTCTGGTCAACCAGCTGAAGGCCATTGTCGGCCAGGGACCGCTCAACGACGATGCGGTAATGGAAATTGAGGCGCTACTGCTGCAGGCCGATGTGGGGGTAACGGCCACCGACAAGGTGATTGAGGCCCTGCAAGGGCGCATGCGCCAGGAGGTGCTGCCGCCAGACCAGGCGATCGCCTACCTGAAGTCCATTCTGCGGGACATGCTCGATGCGCCCCTGGGGGACGCCCACAACCTCACGTTTACTCCTGAGAAGGGGGAGTTCAATATCTGGCTGATGACCGGGGTGAATGGTGCGGGCAAAACCACCACCATCGGCAAGCTGGCCCACATTGCCAAAAAATCGGGCTACAACACCCTGATTGCCGCCGCCGACACTTTCCGCGCCGCCGCCGTGGAGCAGGTCAAAACCTGGGGAGCTCGCAGTGAGGTGGAGGTGATTGCCAACCCCGGCCAGAACACCGACCCGGCGGCGGTGGTCTACGACGCGATCGCTGCCGCCCAGGCCCGCAACATTGAACTGCTGCTGGTGGATACAGCGGGCCGTCTGCAGAACAAGAAGAACCTGATGGACGAACTGGCCAAGATTCGCCGCATCGTGGACAAAAAAGCTCCCACCGCCCAGGTGGAAGCTCTGCTGGTGCTCGACGCCACCCTGGGCCAGAACGGCCTCCGCCAGGCCGAAGTCTTTGCCGAAGCCGCCAACCTCAGCGGCGTGGTGCTGACCAAGCTCGATGGCACCGCCAAGGGCGGCGTCGCCCTGGCCGTGGTGGAGCAGTTGGGCTTACCCATCCGCTTTATCGGCGCGGGCGAGGGCATCGAAGACCTGCGGCCCTTCTCCAGCTATGAGTTTGTCGAAGCCCTGCTGAGCGGTTGA
- the tumA gene encoding antitoxin TumA, whose protein sequence is MQKQTIEYTSPLDALVAVAKRLSIYESRQQLSSEDFFNQYSQGQLGDDAQFVEWANDYRHYLALRQDLEERLRDAA, encoded by the coding sequence ATGCAGAAGCAGACTATAGAGTACACATCGCCCTTAGATGCCCTGGTTGCGGTGGCTAAGCGGCTGAGCATCTACGAAAGTCGGCAGCAGCTCTCTTCGGAGGATTTTTTCAACCAGTATAGCCAGGGGCAGCTTGGGGATGATGCTCAATTTGTCGAGTGGGCCAATGACTACCGCCACTACCTGGCTTTGCGGCAAGACCTCGAAGAGCGCCTGAGAGATGCGGCATAG